GAGCATCAGCttagaaaaaacaaaccaaagttCAAGGAATGGGGTCAAAGATTCAAAATCTCACACAAGCAAAAAAAGTCACAGGACAAGTAGGGTAGATGCATTAAACCCAGATAGCCAAACATTTAGGaactaaattaggaaagaggaaaaaaattctcaaaaagacAGACCAAATTCATTTCCGAGTTATAATTTGGCAAGatttctcaaaaattcaacTCCAATTGATTGCTAAATCAATTTCCAATTTTAGCTTTGCCAAACCTTGTTCCTTGACACAAGATTGGGCACAGAAATGGCTACAGCTAAATTTCTTCTCTCCATAAAGTATTTATCATTTTTGGAGCAATATCCCCAATTAAAACCTTTTGACAATGTAgctatccaaaaaaaatgaatgtcaGACATTGCTTTTGGCTCTAACCCACGGAAATGCCCTAACAATTTCAAGGAGAAGACATCAAGAAAGACTAACCCCAAGTAAAAAGCGAGCCGTCTGACGCCACAGCTGCAGTATGCTCCCGACCACAAGCAATGTCCAGCCAACGGTGATTAAAACCTGCGGGGCATCCAAAAAGCTCAGGAGGAAGCTGCTTTGGAATCCTCAAGTTCCGTTCTTCACCCTTTCTGCCTGTTTGTCCAGATTGGTTATAGCCCCACACATATACTGCACTCTTGGTAGGAGGACTCACAACACGGGAGTTGCCAAAAATCTCATCAATATCCATTTATAACAGTCGCAAACCTGATAATCCAGGAAGAACACCATATTTATTGGTATCGGTTGAAGTTTTTATATACTTTTATATAAcgcttttgatttctttttttgttcatttcaaGTGGAAATCTTGGGGGGGAAACATATTTGTGACTGTTTTCATTTCCAAGAATTTGGTCACACTTTTTCACTCTTTCCTCCCTCCAACAGAACCGCTGGTAGGGCTGCAGGCGAGCCGATCCAAGCTTTGAAGTGTTACAAACGTGCTgagttacaacttacaagtaACTCGAtctcgactcgtttactaacTAGCCAAACAGTGCCCATAACAAGTCGACCCTCGAGCTGCTCGCAAACAGCTTGGTgaatcgtttgcagccctaacctCCAGCCACACTTGACCTCTCTTAACCCTCTTCGAAAAACATGTTTCCTGATACTTACAAACTGAAAACCGGTAACTGACGGGAGTTACCAAACAGGAtagtccccggtcattttggggacaccgtaatttttagCATAACGAaatcattacaagcataaccaaacCAATTATATGTATAACCAagccataacaaggcataaccaaggcataaccaaaactccGATCCAACGGTTGAGATTGTGCCACACATGCCAGTTTGAAACCGGTCACCCTAATAGGTCATCGAATTgggcataacaaaaccactaAATGGCATAACAAGTAAACCCAAAAAGGCATAACACGTGAATTTAATGGCATAACATGAATATAACATTTCCTAAACAGGTATAACATTAACCCAAAataggcataacaaaaccattaaatGACATAACTGTTGAGTCATAACCATGTGGGCATAACATAAACCATTGAAACCATTGAAAAGCATAACACAAAACCAATGACAAGTATAACAAAAACCATAAAAGGcataacaaaaagtaaaaagtaaaagaagcaTAATATGACCATATAAAAGCATAACAATAACCTCTAAAAGGTATAACAACAACCTCTAAAACCATAACAATACCCACCtatcattttttcatttatttttttatttgaaaatgtttaacCGTGGTTAAGTGGGAAAGatttttaaaatgtaaatgTGTCTTGCGATTATGTTCAACAGTAAAATATAATGGACctcaataaattatttattttaataatcaaggcCATTAATTTGGTTGTTATTGTTGACTTAGTTATTTATGGAAATTTTGGGCTCCATCCGGATTATGAAGCTCTTTGATTGgtacaaaaattcaacataagAATGATAACTTATGTCCGATAAAGTTTGTAACGATAAgcaatttacttatttttttgcaaaaatgatCTAATCTGTCTTACGGAAATgatagacggttccgattttaaaaaattcatcaagCAGTCATCGAGTTGTGaattataggactttaatacCTATGTAAGCATcgaatgtgttccgatcatATGGTTGCCAACATCCGATCATCACTAAAGTTGGCAAAAAATATAGAATCGATAAGATGTGCAATcttaacggtttagatcggtcatcagaaaaaaattattggacaacTTCCTTTAAAATCTATATGTTGAATTTCATTGTTTCTAAACTAAGGTCTTGTGCTTTTGAGTAATGTACAATACTCATATTATCGCAACACAATCACAATTATCGATACCGTTCAGTTTGTTTTGCTTGGTGTTTTAATTGTTCTCGTAAATTTTTGGGACTACCGGGTTTAGAAGGCCCTTTTATTGGGACGTAGATTCATTATTATAATGACATTTTACATCCGATCAAGTATGTATTGATAAGAGATTTAATTCATTTTTGGCAGACGTATTCTAATCTTTGTTATGTAAAGTATAGACGGTCCCGATTCGGAAAAAAATAGCCGAGGCGGCCCAAGAGTGGTGCAGTATGGGACTTTAACGCTTCTGGAAGCACCAAATGTGTTCCGATTATGTGGTTGTCAACATCCGATTATCaccgattttggtgacaatgattAAATCAACAAGATGTTAAATCCTATCGGTTTAGATCGAGCATTTGAAAAAATTAGTTGCCAACTACCTTTAAAATCTATACATTAAACTTTTTTGATTATGAACCAAGGTCTTGTGCTGTAGTCTAATGTACAGTAGCCACACGACCGCATCACTATCACATCGATTGATACCATGAATTTTGTTATACTTGTTGTTTTAATCATTCTCATAAAATTTTGGGTCTAACGGATTTTGGAAACCTTTTCATCGGAATGCAGATTCAATATTGTACGTTTGATTATCCGATTATCTATGCAATTGGTCCCGCCCATACAAGGAGAATCccccaaaattttgaaattagacTTTTTTACGGCAAAAATTTTGGGATCCGGATCCTCTATGAGGATTTCTCTGTGAGGATCATGTGAAGCTTTTAATATGGAGCTGCCAACAGATTAATGAGAAGATCGAAGGGCCCAAAACaactcctctttctttttgacaaaacaTGCTGCTGTAGGGAATACTTGTCTAACGGAGAGAAAACCCTCCGTcctaatcttcttcttctccgttgCTCTCAGTCGGTATCTTCGTCTCCATTCTGGTTCTACCTTCTGTTGTGGGTCGCTGCTTCATGACGTGGTAACCATTGCTACTGTAAATAGGGTTTCGTAGGGTTTTTTTCGTTTTCCTGcactttttttggtttctttgttcATCAGAATAGTTAGGGTTTGGAAGTTAGGGTTTTCCTGCAATTCATACGAATAGTTTTGTACGATTGTATGTTTTGATCTTCAGGGCTACCCGGTAGGAATACTTGTCGTATCAAACGCGTGATGATACAAATGCACATGTGCTCAAGCACACACTACCTCCACGGGCAGGGGATTGTTTCTTTGAGTATTGGTTTCTAATATTTGGAAGGGTCTGAAACTTCATGACAAGGTGTTAAGGAAGGAATACAGCTTGATACTTTAGAGGCTTTTTTCTGCAATTTTCCTTTCGTTTTTGTTAAATCTGAGCCTAATTATTTGTAGTCAAGACAACTTATGGCTTACTTATCTTCTTTTGAGTTTGCCATTATTGCTAACCGAAAGAGTACGGATCATCTCATTGTATTTTTCAGTTGGTCACTGGATGATAGAAAGGAAGCTGCAGTTATTGATATTGTGAAAGACACCCTGTGTCCAAAGATTGCCCTTCAAGGTGTTAAAACCTATTATTATATTGGTCATCTAGAATGCTGATTGATATTGCTTTTTCAAAAGATATATTCATTGATGCTGCCACGAATATAGTTTTTCAAATTCAGATTGTGTAAAGGCTTATGGCACTCACAGTCACTGAAACCTTCTACCTTTCCAAGATGTCTTGATCATCTTCTGTTCATTGAATGGTTTTTTTAAACATTATTTCGTGTTAGTTTGGTCATGATTATTTACAACAGCTCCCTTGAGGGGTAACTCTTGCCTCTTGCGAAACAGGAGTTGCGTGGATTGGAATTGTATTTAGCATGGTTCTTGATTATTAAAGATAACCaaataaaatagaaagattCCAAGAATGATGTTTTTTGGCTGCTCAACATCATTATGGCCTTTTCTGCCCATTTTCTTATAGGAAGGGAAAAACCCGATCTGTATAGAGGGGACTTGAATGGCTCATTCATTTCAGAGGCAAAGGCAATGATGTCGTGTAGCTAGAGTAAACATTAGAATTCATGCAATGATGGTACTATAGGGCTAATTTAACTTTATGGTGGCATCTTGCTTGGTTGAAGTTTCTGCGGTTAGGATTTCATATTTGTCCCctatgaaacaaaaaaacatagaatATCAAACACCAGAGGATGTGGAGTTAACAATAAAAGGAAACTATTTGTTTCTTTACTGTTAGTTCAACCATACAAGCTAGGCTAAGATGTAAGACAACCCACTACATTGAAATCCAACCGATTGCTATACACATCCTGACTTACCTTTCAACTTGAGGTTGGATGCAAGCCGGTAATGAGTTGGGCATTCAATTGCTATTGAAAAAACATGCCCAGATTTTAATGGAGTGGGTTGTCTCTCTGTGGCAAACTTGGAAAGACTGAAATAAGAAAAGTTTTAACAACTTGAATTCTAATGTTTACTCTAGCTACACGAACATCATTGCCTATGCCTCTGAAATGAATGAGGCATTCAAGTCCCCTCTTCACAATGGCTTGCTTCATAATGCACTAATACGTTGGGTTCCCCCCGTTGCAGCTGGAGTGAAACTTAATGTTGATGGCCCTTTTTGTGAGTTGATTAAACATATTGAAGACTAACTTTTTGTATATGGTACTATAGGGCTAATGTGGTAGTACATTTAGATACCACTTTTTTGTATTAGGGCAGATTACCAATAGTTTAATGTGGCCTTAACTGTTTGGACTCTTGCTTGGACACACTTGGACACTTGTTTGGACACATAACACTTCGACACTTGCTTACATTTATTTCATtagaataatgacaaaaaaaaccaCATAATAATATTGATGAGGCACATGGCCATCCTCGTCTTCATGCACCCTAGCTGCCCTTCTAACATTTGAACTCTAAGAGCCATTGCATTATCATACCTAGTTCTGGCATTTTCTGTCTCATCTATAAGGATCATTCTGCTTTGGATTTGCACACTTTGAGCTTCATGGATTTGCACACTTTGAGTAATCCTAGAAACTTACATTTGGAGATGAAATTATGTTGATTACATTTTCATCTCGATATTATGTTTGATTGTAACATGGCCATGatgaattatgtattttcagCATGACAGACGAGATCATTCAGGAGTATGCTTTGAAAGGAAGGGCGCCATCGGCCTTCATTCTATTTAAGTATTCCTTGTTAATGAAAGTTTAATTCATTTAACACTGATTTGGTGTTTAATTATGTATTTTCCTCTGACAATGTTTGACTACTACTTTATGTTTGTGCAAGTAGCAATGAAACCATAGCCAATCTAAAAGATGCCGATACCTTAATAACAAATCAGGTAAAACTATGATTTTAACTTAACATTTTGTCATCTAATTGCATCTATTTGATCTAATGTTGATGATGACGAATGATCATTGTTGCATGATTTGGTACATATTGCAGACGAAGAGGGACATTGGTGAGCAATGGAAAAACCTGTCGAACAACCACAGGCTAAAGTACAAAGATTTGGCTGAGTTGGCCAAAGAAGAACTCGCCAAGCATAAAGCTGTACTTCCACCAAAACCGAGAAAAGTGAGTACAAATTGTTGGGACTTGTATAACTAGGTGAACGTGATTTGACCTGATTTTGAAATGCCAACTTATTTGATGATGTTTGTTAAATTTGCAGAAAAAGATACAGAACCGTATTTCCTTAAAGTCCATCGTTCGAATAGTACAAAAGTTAAGCCCAGATCAACGCCATGCTGTTCAGCTTATTGGGTTGGGTGGAATATTAGAATTGAGGCGTACGGCTCTTAACCATCCGCTATGTAATTGGTTGGTGCAGAAATTTGATCCTGTTTCTCGCTCACTTACTGTTCATGGGCGGACATTCCTTCTCACTGATTCCCATGTTCATGAGTGCTTGGGCATTAATGCACAAGGCAACCTTATTGAGTTGGAGGGAAATACGTCGGTAGAATTTTCAGAAGTTTACAAAAACCTTGGAATAACGAATGGGGTAGTCCAAGTGAAAGAGTTGAGAGAGTACTTGGAGAAAACGGAGGATACATTTTGACAAACAACTTATATGCAAACACCTTAACCGACAACATATAAGGGCATTTGTGTGATCAAATAGTgtaacaaacaaagaaaaatactcTTCTCCCACTTCCTCACCGCCAACCATATGACTTTTGTGGAAACACAATACACCATATTGTTTATGCTGTCTTTCTTTACAGTCCAAAGAAACTGGACTGTTATTTATGGCAAAGTCTAGAGTGAACCAACATTCAACTAAACCATCATCTTAAATATAATGTATGGTAAAACAGGTTTACCACATCGGTATCTATTGGTCTTGTGTACGCTGGTTGCACCCCCCTTGGTGTTTTTTTCACACATTGTTTCTTAACAgataaaacaagaacaaaatgtAAGCGCACTATGTTGTTCAATACGCAAGTACAAATGTAGGTGTCTACGTGACCTACTCGTAAAAGTTTCTAAGCACTAACTCACTAGACAtgacttccaaaaaaaagtcaatGACAAACAGGGGCGGCAATGTATACGAATTAAGAGTTTGCTCTTCTTGGGTCTCAAGTTCGAAATCTCTTAGATAACATCTTATTTTTGTAAGGCAAGTTCGTATAGGACTTTAACCGTCGTTTCTATTAATCACCTCTGTTAGAGGACATTTGACTCATAGAAATTAGTCAAAGTGCGTGTAAACTGATCTGAAGGCCCTAAAATGGGTAAAAACTCGACAAACTTCAAATAAacctttcaaatcaaatatataaaagagTAACGTGAAATTTTGCTACTATTGTCTCCATTGAGAAAAATAcgcaaatatataaaaaaaaaatctgctaTTATTTTCTGGGTACTAGTTTCATCATCAAGCCACGCTTAAGTAGCACCAACAACAAGTCACAGCATAGGAGTGCTAGAATCGTTAATTTGTGTTGCCCTAAAGTTAACACAAATTAGAAGATTTCAACAAATATGGGCcgtaaataaaatttgttcaaaaaataaaatagggaATCAAATTATACCCAAACACAAATATTGGGTTGGACGTGGGCGTGGGGGAGCTTCAGGATCTCGGCCTTGTTCTTGTTGAAGGTGGGTTTCGGATCTGGATTGAAACCGGGTTGTCCGATGGCGGCCTGACGCCGTTGTTGTTGGTTGTGGGGCGGCGGCGATGTCCACGGGGTGGATGTAAGGTGGGGAGGAGGGGACGGAGGAAGAGaagagaacagagagagagagagagagagagagagagagaagagtcgCTCAGATCAATCCATTCCTCGACACCAGACGAGGAGTCGATGATGGGTGGGAGGAGATGAACGTGGTTAAAGGACGAGGGTTTTCTTTCTGGGTGGGAGTCTGGGAGATGAGGAGATGAACGAAGTGCAGAGGGATTTTTCCCTGGTTAAAAGGGAATGATTTAGGGAAGAGATGTAGAGGATGACAGATGACGGGGATAAAACTCCCTTAACCGTGGTTAAAGGGGgctaatttcttttcttcttctttttcaccggCTCTTTAAGTATGGGGAAAATTTGTTATACCTTGGTTATGCACtaaatggttttggttatgttcatAATGGTTTTGTCATGCCAATTATTACGGTGTTCTTAAAATGtttggggacaccatagcatcatccaacAGGGTAAGCAATTACAAACGTTGAAATAACATGCAAACACACAATTAGAAAATCGAAGGCAGTGACTGTGAACAACTTCAAAAGCGAATAAATCACAATCCCAAATTTCATAGAAGAGgaaaagataattttttgaacaaacttCAATGAAAATCCTATATTTCCACAATGGGAGCGTGGTTCTGCAGTGAAACCCTAAATCCCAAGTTACGACAATTTTGCCCATAgtttaaaaaaagtttgatcatctttctcctcttttctttttctcatcaGTAGCCAAACAAAGGTCTTGAAAACTCCaaattccaaaaacaaagaacGTGATGCAGAAAAGAGCAAATTTGGAATCGGAAATGACACGGCAATTCTATTCGAAACTGTGAATGGAAATGCGACGTACCTCGATTAAGCGAACAAGAAACGCAATCAGGGTATGGATTGAGGAGAAATGTTTATCGATTGAACGAAAATCGGTGGAAAATTGTCGGCACTAAAATTGTAGGAAAGTTGCGAGGAGCTAGGGGAAATGTCAGGTGGTCGTGCGCTTCGGGGTTCCAATACTCTCGCGGATCTTGGCCCACGGAATCTTGAGGATTACAAAAAGAGGGCTGCTACATGTACATATACCGTGTAGATACTTCGTCTCAAGACTCTCAACTTcttaaaaaaacataaaatattcgagccgtttattttgttcaaaataatttatttatggttcttgaaaaaaattaactcaatccgatattgaTAAAAGACGGTTAGAAAACATTCATTTTTGCTACGGAATCCAGACCTAAATTATAAAGCAAAGTTAGATGTTTCGTAAAcgtctttaccgatatcggattgggTTGTTTTTTTAAGGGACTGTAAATAAActatttgaacaaaatgagcggttcgtATCATTATTTAGGACCTAAGACAGATAAAAAAATGCATATGTACTCGTGGACTTACTGTTTTTTAGAACTTGAAAACGGATCCAAAATGCATTTGTATGTGGTGCATGTGCGTGAATGTATATACTCATAGacttttcgttaaaaaaaactactccataGGAACACATTTCAATATTGTGCCCTAAATAGTTACATATATGTGAATGTACGTGCTAGGGGTGATATTAAAGattgaaaaactgaaaaaattcgATAGAAAAagttcggtttggtttgtatGTACATGACATATGTGCATGTAGCATATAGCATATAGCATATAGCAGTACTCTAAATTCAACAATTTTAAGGGGCTTGGCAAACAGCAAGCCCTGCTACCGCTaagggtttttaaaaaaataaatactttaacttaaatataatatatttataataatagtttttcaatttttattacaccatttaaaataatctcattgagatctatcaaataacatattatataaaaaaaaaatttaataaaattttttttgaaacttgaaaattacaaataatcacttattttttaagaatcctTAGCGGAACACCGGGTGCACCcaaagagatcaaatacattcaAATCTTAAGGCCACTAGAGATTTGTCAACCGTTAATTTCAGAACTCTAAATTTTTTGAGATGCGCGCAAGACATCCATTTATGTGCAAtaataaagaataaagttttTTGCTTGATaaaataagaaagaagaaataGAACAACTTCAGGCCtcattccagaaaccttcttaaaaaataagcagcttatttcacattttcaaactaaaaaataatgtaaataaaaaataaatttttaaatttttttgcactgtataaaagatcttaatgagatctatcaaacaagatccatattggtagaaaaattatatgcgtaaacaaattatttctgaacttgaaattaccttcttaaaaaataagtacttaaatcGAGTTGCGGAACGGAGCCTGATCATCAATGGGCTTGAAGCCCATCGGTTATCTCCTGAAGTcaaaattctttccaccttgATTTTCCACCACAATTATTACGAGCCCCACCAAGTATTTTTTCTTataatctaagccgttcattttgtataGTCCACAAAATAGTATATGCACGCAAAAAATGAGTTTCATCAAACGTCAATAGgtatattaaaatttgaatttcggTTTAGGAAATGGACAGTCATAAACAATTTAGCTTCAAAATCTATGACCCTCCATtctgtaaaccaaaattcaagttttgatatatctatcgatatctaatcaagctgatttttttttatgagtatGCTACTCTATATGCTCTACAGGATGAACGATTCGGATTGTAACAAAAAAAGTCTTATAGGGCCCACATGTGGTGGTGGAAACCCCAATGGCAGATAGAATATCTCCCGGAACTCCCACAAGGGAGGCTAGGGTTCAAGTCAGAGGGGTTTGGaattcagggctatggatagctacTGGTAGATTTATCAATGGACCGGGCccaatccgaaaaatccgatccgaatccaaTAACGTCGATCCAATAATCTGATGATCATAATCCGATaatccaaattcggatcagaTTAAATCTGTTATCAATCCAAATCcgaactttaatttttttaatttaaaaaaaaaacagtaaaatttttattttgaaaaaaaaaattgtttaagaagttgtatttttatttttatttttttttgggaagaaaatattttttttttgctcaaattttggaagtaaaaaattttcGGATCgaattcggattcggatttggATCCTGATTATCACTATTGGATTTGAGTCTTATGGAATTCGAATTTGTCGGATCTGACCCATTGACAGGTTTAATTACTGGATTCCCTATACTCCCCTGTTAACTCTCCAccaatgtatacaatattgcaaaaaaataaaagttgaacACAACAAAAATAGTGATTAGTGCAATTGTTGGAATATGAGGGAGTGATGCGTAATAATCAAAGATACAAAAATACACCTTCTCAGCTggcaagaaaaaacaaaacaaaaaaaaccctgaaGAAAGTTACTTAACGCGTCCACACAACACCACACGCCTTCCCTTCCGCTTCCCTTGCGGCCCGTTTGGACGTAGGAAAAGAATTGGGggtattaattaataagagg
This DNA window, taken from Rhododendron vialii isolate Sample 1 chromosome 8a, ASM3025357v1, encodes the following:
- the LOC131336052 gene encoding uncharacterized protein LOC131336052 codes for the protein MTDEIIQEYALKGRAPSAFILFNNETIANLKDADTLITNQTKRDIGEQWKNLSNNHRLKYKDLAELAKEELAKHKAVLPPKPRKKKIQNRISLKSIVRIVQKLSPDQRHAVQLIGLGGILELRRTALNHPLCNWLVQKFDPVSRSLTVHGRTFLLTDSHVHECLGINAQGNLIELEGNTSVEFSEVYKNLGITNGVVQVKELREYLEKTEDTF